In the genome of Indioceanicola profundi, the window AGTGCGTCGTCCATGTTCCCGAACAGGACGATCGTGTCCTCATCCACCATGACCATGCGGCCATAGTGAGTGGAGGTGGAGATCTCGAACAAATGCGGGGTCATCTCCCGACCCAACGCTTCGCTGATCTCGTTCATCTTGAATTCGATCTTGCCCTCGCCGTCGATACGGATCATCGCCGGCAGGTACGTCACGGAAATGCCGGGCTTCTGCTCCATCACCTCGGCGATGCACCGCGCCTCGACACTGTCATTCATCGTGACGCCGCACTGGTGGGAGATGGACTGTTCCTGTTTGATGTCCTTCAGGGGCTTGAATAGCTGCTGTCCGCTGGTCACGCTCATTTTATTCGTCCTTTCTGGAAGTGCTGGCAGGTCACTCAGCGACGGCAAGGGATGCTGCGGGCTCGATTTCCGG includes:
- a CDS encoding MmoB/DmpM family protein; protein product: MSVTSGQQLFKPLKDIKQEQSISHQCGVTMNDSVEARCIAEVMEQKPGISVTYLPAMIRIDGEGKIEFKMNEISEALGREMTPHLFEISTSTHYGRMVMVDEDTIVLFGNMDDALAYE